A window of Pedobacter lusitanus contains these coding sequences:
- a CDS encoding phosphatase PAP2 family protein: MALFPPSALDLKISAAVQSIQSPELDRVMILISWFGAFPVPMFMGLLIAIIFYLFKFRREALFVVLTFVSGAISSIIKIIVNRPRPTVNLVRIVEVAKQQSFPSGHMLFYTIFFGFLLVLMWNFKQLNSWLRAGVSVISAFLILTIPFSRIYLGAHWFTDVLGGFILGLICLYIIGAFYLKKNRL; the protein is encoded by the coding sequence GTGGCTCTGTTCCCACCTTCTGCATTGGACCTGAAAATTTCTGCTGCTGTACAGTCAATTCAGAGTCCGGAACTGGATAGGGTAATGATATTGATCAGCTGGTTCGGTGCTTTTCCGGTTCCGATGTTTATGGGCTTGCTGATCGCAATTATCTTTTATCTGTTCAAATTTCGCAGAGAAGCACTTTTTGTCGTGTTAACATTTGTTTCAGGAGCGATCAGCTCTATCATAAAAATCATAGTTAACCGGCCCAGGCCCACTGTAAATCTGGTTAGAATTGTAGAAGTGGCTAAACAACAGAGCTTCCCCAGTGGGCACATGCTTTTTTATACGATCTTCTTTGGTTTTTTACTGGTCTTAATGTGGAATTTTAAACAGCTTAATAGCTGGTTAAGAGCCGGAGTATCGGTTATATCGGCATTTCTCATCTTAACTATCCCTTTTTCAAGGATATATCTGGGGGCTCACTGGTTTACTGATGTATTGGGAGGATTTATACTGGGCCTGATCTGCCTTTATATTATTGGAGCATTCTATCTAAAGAAAAACAGGTTATAA
- a CDS encoding GNAT family N-acetyltransferase, producing MKILIFGASGSGTTTLAHHFSLQSEFHHLDSDDYYWLKSEPPFEQKRNPEERNHKLTADFNLHQNIVVSGPVLSWDEQFFHLFDLVVFLWIPPAIRIKRLIEREIERYGDLLKTDEYRKRKYHEFIEWSSGYDQPGFPSRSFELHTSWMDQLQTPLIRIEGDTSITERLELMTKKVERLSIDRELTFEVRYTPDQDLYDLLLLADPSIEIVNSYINNNQIYTAIYNTKTLGVFVLFPVNKKVIEIKNIAVRSAYQNMGLGKHLLKKATAVARDKGFERLRIATGNSSIGQLALYQKEGFELIGTTQNFFTDNYPEPIFENGIQCKHLLLLEKEL from the coding sequence ATGAAAATTCTGATTTTTGGAGCATCCGGCTCTGGCACAACCACCTTAGCCCATCATTTTTCCTTACAGTCAGAATTTCATCATCTGGATTCCGATGACTATTACTGGCTAAAAAGCGAGCCGCCTTTTGAACAGAAACGTAATCCCGAAGAACGAAATCATAAACTTACTGCAGATTTCAACCTGCATCAGAACATTGTTGTATCAGGCCCGGTCCTGAGCTGGGATGAACAATTTTTCCATTTATTTGATCTGGTTGTTTTTTTATGGATCCCTCCTGCTATCAGAATAAAGCGATTAATTGAAAGAGAAATAGAACGGTATGGAGATTTATTAAAAACAGATGAATACCGGAAAAGAAAGTATCATGAATTTATCGAATGGTCATCAGGTTATGATCAGCCAGGCTTCCCGAGCAGAAGTTTTGAACTTCATACCAGCTGGATGGATCAATTGCAGACACCTTTGATCCGTATTGAAGGCGACACTTCAATTACAGAGCGTCTGGAACTGATGACTAAAAAAGTGGAGCGCCTGTCAATTGACCGGGAACTGACTTTTGAAGTGAGGTATACACCCGATCAGGATCTCTATGATTTACTGCTTCTGGCAGATCCTTCAATAGAAATTGTAAATTCATATATAAATAATAATCAGATCTATACAGCCATCTATAATACTAAGACTCTAGGTGTTTTTGTTTTATTTCCAGTCAATAAAAAAGTCATTGAGATCAAAAATATTGCCGTCAGATCTGCATATCAGAACATGGGTTTAGGCAAACATTTATTAAAAAAAGCTACTGCTGTTGCCAGAGATAAAGGTTTTGAAAGACTTAGAATTGCCACAGGAAACTCAAGCATCGGCCAGCTGGCGCTCTACCAGAAAGAAGGCTTTGAACTCATTGGAACCACTCAGAATTTCTTTACAGACAACTATCCCGAGCCGATATTTGAAAATGGAATTCAGTGCAAACATCTGTTGCTTTTAGAAAAAGAGCTGTAA
- a CDS encoding DUF4249 domain-containing protein has product MKALNLVPVLAVLLFTSCEKKLTINLPADMDRPVLNVLMNENSPLKVRLSLSGRLSSGQSFKEVDYAETTLYENDTFKELLKPKIIDGKTYYVSNSLVLKDKRYKVTTALPGFKLIEGSDVIPDITKIEINNQTVTESSSDSYKLKFNFLLKNLSKEKQYYRFRVLYEDKEKTGTVIKTPFFIRPVNTTDLFGSGNSEKRAWFAEKAQPAGETIFYSFTADFNPGPKKMYIEVTLLTETSYKYLKSVSKADDSEDSPFSEKVIIHSNVQNGLGIVGGLSYKEFLIPAK; this is encoded by the coding sequence ATGAAAGCACTTAATCTCGTACCAGTATTAGCTGTTCTTCTATTCACGTCATGTGAAAAAAAACTCACTATCAATCTGCCAGCAGACATGGACAGACCGGTTCTTAATGTACTGATGAATGAGAATAGTCCATTGAAAGTTCGTCTTTCCCTGTCCGGCCGGCTGTCGAGCGGACAATCTTTTAAAGAAGTTGATTATGCTGAAACCACTTTATATGAAAATGATACTTTCAAGGAGTTATTAAAACCTAAAATTATTGACGGCAAAACATATTATGTAAGTAATTCGCTGGTTCTTAAAGATAAAAGATATAAAGTAACAACTGCGCTGCCAGGTTTCAAACTGATTGAGGGCAGTGACGTAATTCCTGATATAACCAAAATAGAAATCAATAATCAGACTGTTACTGAGTCCAGCAGTGACAGCTATAAACTAAAATTCAATTTTCTGCTTAAGAACCTGAGTAAGGAAAAGCAATATTATCGCTTCAGAGTTCTATACGAGGATAAAGAAAAAACAGGTACAGTAATCAAAACACCATTTTTTATCCGTCCGGTAAATACAACTGACCTTTTTGGAAGTGGTAATTCAGAGAAGAGAGCCTGGTTTGCAGAGAAAGCACAGCCCGCAGGTGAAACTATATTTTATTCCTTTACTGCGGATTTTAATCCCGGTCCAAAGAAAATGTATATCGAAGTTACCTTACTCACAGAGACGAGCTACAAATATCTGAAAAGTGTATCCAAAGCCGATGATAGTGAAGACAGTCCATTTTCAGAGAAAGTAATTATTCACAGCAATGTACAAAATGGGCTGGGTATAGTTGGAGGCTTATCTTATAAAGAGTTCCTCATACCAGCTAAATAA
- a CDS encoding TonB-dependent receptor, which produces MSVPDFKNLLRLPPFFFFLLINFKYDTLLAQTSQKPVTLQKNDLKTLSGRITDQATGETLIGVSITAKGIKTGTTTNNYGYFSITIPADTATFQISYIGYQTIDTLINLSLKSTVAFRLKPLQNELNTVIIKGTSNQPVQQTSQMGKINLPISQIQALPKFFGEPDLFKALQTLPGVQQGSEGTSAVLVRGGSPDQNLILLDGAPLYNPSHLLGIFSAFNTYAIKNVDLYKGAFPARYGGRLSSVIDISMNDGNMKKIQGQFTVGLLASQLTIEGPIRKDKTSFIISGRRTYHDLYAEPILKATNPDVEKFKLYFYDLNAKIHHKFSDQDQVYLSFYNGQDKLRTKVKQGGISDGSTALGDFGLAWHNTTGAVRWNHIFSDKLFANTTLTTSQYKFNTTMTSSIFGSKAGINSDDILSINSGITDYTAKIDFDYLPLPAHSIKMGASYTIHTFTPGTSLSKQTFNNEILKNENTGSKIRGREMDLYAEDDWTITDKLKANIGLHASGFDVQGKFYTSLQPRISARYLLPGDWALKASYARMTQYMHLLASNSISLPTDLWVPATSKVLPQQSSQFALGMSRNVFNNQFEFSAEGYYKTMNNIIEYKDGADYVVTSENNDWENKITTGKGKAYGLELFLQKKTGRLTGWASYALAWTNRTLPEINNGKTFPYKYDRRNTLNLVGVYKLKPGIELSATFVYQSASPFTMPTTQFEGVSPEQDKPNERADQKLEYIESRNNIRIQPTHRLDLGVSFIKLKKSGKVRTWNFSIYNVYNRQNLFYFNIKDYKGNTANLTGNSLLPIMPSISYSLKF; this is translated from the coding sequence ATGAGCGTGCCTGATTTTAAAAACTTACTGCGACTACCCCCTTTCTTCTTTTTTTTGCTGATCAATTTCAAATACGATACTCTTTTAGCCCAGACCAGTCAAAAGCCTGTTACGCTACAAAAAAACGATCTCAAAACCTTAAGCGGGAGAATAACCGATCAGGCTACCGGCGAAACATTAATTGGGGTGAGCATTACTGCCAAAGGTATAAAAACTGGTACCACAACTAATAATTACGGTTATTTCAGCATTACCATCCCTGCTGATACTGCTACCTTTCAAATTTCCTATATCGGTTATCAAACTATAGATACCCTGATTAATCTGTCCTTAAAGAGTACAGTCGCTTTCCGGCTAAAGCCGCTGCAAAACGAATTAAACACCGTTATTATCAAAGGCACCAGTAATCAGCCCGTTCAGCAGACCTCACAAATGGGTAAAATTAATCTTCCCATCAGTCAGATCCAGGCACTCCCTAAATTTTTTGGTGAACCGGATTTATTTAAAGCCTTACAAACACTTCCCGGCGTACAGCAAGGCAGTGAAGGCACAAGTGCTGTGCTGGTTCGCGGAGGCTCTCCCGATCAGAATCTGATTTTACTGGATGGAGCCCCTCTTTATAATCCGTCACATTTACTGGGGATATTTTCTGCCTTTAATACTTATGCAATCAAAAATGTTGATCTCTATAAAGGAGCATTTCCAGCACGTTACGGTGGCCGTTTATCCTCAGTAATTGATATATCGATGAATGATGGTAATATGAAGAAGATACAAGGGCAGTTTACCGTTGGTTTACTTGCCTCCCAGTTAACTATCGAAGGCCCCATCAGGAAAGATAAAACTTCCTTTATCATTTCGGGCCGCCGGACATATCATGATTTATATGCAGAACCAATACTAAAAGCTACTAATCCTGACGTAGAAAAGTTCAAGCTCTATTTCTATGATTTGAATGCTAAAATTCATCATAAATTCTCTGATCAGGATCAGGTTTATCTAAGCTTTTATAATGGTCAGGATAAGCTTAGAACCAAAGTAAAACAAGGAGGTATAAGCGATGGTTCTACTGCCCTTGGTGATTTTGGTCTGGCCTGGCATAATACCACCGGAGCTGTACGCTGGAATCACATTTTCTCGGATAAATTATTCGCAAATACAACCCTGACTACTTCGCAGTATAAATTTAATACGACGATGACCTCCTCCATTTTCGGTTCCAAAGCCGGCATCAATTCAGATGATATACTGAGTATTAACTCCGGCATTACAGATTATACGGCCAAAATTGACTTTGACTATCTGCCACTACCGGCACACAGCATAAAAATGGGAGCCTCTTATACCATACACACCTTCACTCCCGGAACCAGTCTTTCTAAACAGACTTTTAATAATGAGATTTTAAAAAATGAAAACACCGGTTCTAAAATCAGAGGCAGAGAGATGGATTTATATGCGGAAGATGACTGGACAATTACGGATAAATTAAAAGCAAATATCGGTTTGCATGCAAGTGGATTTGACGTACAAGGTAAGTTCTATACTTCTTTACAGCCCCGTATCAGTGCACGCTATCTGTTGCCTGGAGACTGGGCATTAAAAGCATCCTATGCCAGGATGACTCAATACATGCATTTATTAGCCAGTAACTCTATTTCACTGCCCACAGATCTGTGGGTTCCCGCAACCAGTAAGGTATTACCGCAGCAATCCAGTCAGTTCGCACTGGGAATGTCCCGCAATGTTTTCAATAATCAGTTTGAGTTCTCTGCCGAAGGCTATTATAAAACGATGAATAATATCATTGAATACAAAGACGGTGCTGATTATGTAGTGACCAGTGAAAATAATGACTGGGAAAATAAAATCACTACCGGTAAAGGTAAAGCCTATGGACTGGAATTATTTCTTCAGAAAAAAACCGGGCGTTTAACAGGCTGGGCAAGTTATGCGCTTGCCTGGACAAACCGGACCTTACCGGAAATCAATAATGGAAAAACTTTCCCTTATAAATACGATCGGCGGAATACACTTAACCTGGTTGGTGTTTATAAATTAAAACCCGGTATTGAGCTTTCGGCAACTTTCGTTTATCAGAGTGCCTCCCCTTTTACCATGCCAACAACACAGTTTGAAGGAGTTAGTCCGGAACAGGATAAACCAAATGAACGTGCTGATCAAAAACTGGAATACATAGAATCCAGAAATAATATCCGGATACAGCCAACACACAGATTAGATCTTGGTGTCAGTTTTATAAAACTCAAAAAAAGCGGAAAGGTCCGTACCTGGAATTTCAGTATCTACAATGTTTATAACAGACAGAACTTATTTTATTTCAATATCAAAGATTACAAGGGCAATACAGCTAATCTGACAGGAAATAGTCTGCTGCCAATTATGCCAAGTATATCTTACAGTCTTAAATTTTAA
- a CDS encoding DUF3347 domain-containing protein, with protein sequence MKKYIGIAVLSTFMACTSSVKKETAVTDSTATADQASAVNDVKLADPKTESIYKSYISLKNSLVAGNATAAHQTALDLATSLKAFEGCENTALIAEKIAGTEDIKVQRKEFTALSSDVIALFKHADIKQGSIYIQHCPMANNGDGGDWLSSEKKISNPYYGKEMLTCGAVLEVIKAKK encoded by the coding sequence ATGAAGAAATATATTGGAATAGCAGTTTTATCAACTTTCATGGCCTGTACCAGTTCCGTGAAAAAAGAAACTGCTGTAACAGACAGCACAGCTACAGCTGATCAGGCATCAGCGGTGAATGATGTTAAACTTGCCGACCCTAAAACGGAAAGTATATATAAAAGCTATATCAGCTTGAAAAATTCGCTGGTTGCTGGTAATGCAACAGCAGCCCACCAAACAGCCCTGGATCTGGCTACCTCACTTAAAGCTTTTGAAGGTTGTGAAAATACCGCATTGATTGCAGAAAAGATTGCAGGTACTGAGGATATTAAAGTACAGCGTAAAGAATTCACTGCGTTGAGTTCTGATGTGATTGCGCTTTTCAAACATGCTGATATTAAGCAGGGATCTATTTACATACAGCATTGCCCGATGGCCAATAATGGCGATGGGGGAGACTGGTTATCTTCTGAGAAGAAGATCAGCAACCCTTACTACGGAAAAGAAATGCTGACTTGTGGCGCAGTACTGGAAGTAATTAAAGCAAAGAAATAA
- a CDS encoding citrate synthase — translation MSDIAEIKIDGKVYEFPIVTGTEGEKSIDISKLRDLTGHITLDLGYKNTGSTKSAITFLDGEKGILKYRGYSIEELAEKSTFLEVAFLLIYGDLPTTKALEDFQSQITKHTLIHEDMKKFLDGYPSKSHPMAQLASLVCSLSTFYPESLKANSSPETMDLTMIKLLAKFPTIVSFIYKKSLGHPLIYPKNKYDYVSNYLNMTFGQRTEEVEIDPVVVKAMNTLLILHADHEQNCSASTVRMVGSSDCNLYASVSAGIDALWGPLHGGANQAVIEMLELIKEDGGDTEKWINKAKDKNDPFRMMGFGHRVYKNFDPRAKIIKKACDDILEKLGINDPVLEIAKKLEEAALSDPYFVERKLYPNVDFYSGIIYRALGFPTDMFTVLFALGRLPGWIAQWKEMHENKEPIGRPRQVYVGHTNRAFVEIEKR, via the coding sequence ATGTCAGATATTGCAGAAATTAAGATCGATGGTAAAGTATACGAATTTCCCATTGTAACTGGAACCGAGGGTGAAAAGTCAATTGATATTTCAAAATTAAGGGATTTAACGGGACACATTACGCTGGATTTAGGCTACAAAAACACTGGATCAACAAAAAGTGCAATTACCTTTTTAGATGGTGAAAAAGGAATCTTAAAATACAGAGGGTATTCAATCGAAGAGTTAGCAGAGAAATCTACTTTCCTTGAGGTTGCCTTTTTATTAATCTACGGCGATTTACCAACTACCAAAGCTCTTGAAGACTTTCAGTCTCAGATCACCAAGCATACGCTGATCCATGAGGACATGAAAAAGTTCCTTGATGGTTATCCTTCAAAATCTCACCCAATGGCTCAGCTGGCTTCATTGGTGTGTTCATTGTCAACATTCTATCCAGAGTCACTTAAGGCTAATTCTTCGCCTGAAACAATGGATCTGACAATGATCAAATTACTGGCTAAATTCCCGACTATTGTATCGTTTATCTATAAGAAGTCTTTAGGTCATCCGCTGATTTATCCTAAAAATAAATATGATTATGTAAGTAACTATCTGAACATGACTTTTGGTCAGCGTACAGAAGAGGTTGAAATTGACCCGGTTGTAGTGAAAGCAATGAATACTTTATTAATCTTACATGCTGATCATGAGCAAAACTGTTCTGCATCTACAGTAAGAATGGTAGGGTCTTCGGATTGTAATTTATATGCGTCAGTTTCTGCTGGTATTGATGCACTATGGGGTCCGCTTCATGGTGGTGCTAACCAGGCTGTAATTGAAATGCTTGAACTGATCAAAGAAGATGGTGGTGACACTGAAAAATGGATTAATAAAGCAAAAGATAAAAATGATCCTTTCCGTATGATGGGATTTGGACACAGAGTATATAAAAACTTTGATCCACGTGCTAAAATTATCAAAAAGGCCTGCGATGATATCCTGGAAAAATTAGGTATCAATGATCCGGTTCTTGAAATCGCTAAGAAACTGGAAGAAGCAGCTTTGAGTGATCCTTATTTTGTAGAGCGTAAGTTATATCCTAATGTTGATTTTTACTCAGGTATTATCTACAGAGCTTTAGGTTTCCCTACTGATATGTTTACCGTATTGTTCGCATTAGGACGTTTACCGGGATGGATTGCACAATGGAAAGAAATGCACGAAAATAAAGAGCCGATTGGCCGTCCGCGTCAGGTTTACGTTGGACATACAAACAGAGCTTTTGTTGAAATAGAAAAACGATAG
- a CDS encoding retropepsin-like aspartic protease: protein MKIIFNLCLLLIICSGVRSQDFTYNQGGTSAKNYYQEIPYQTINGKIFIEVELHNKKYKFLFDTGAPVAISPRLVTELKAKFLNEDSLSDVNGVMDTMGVVQVPQIKIGNIQFKHIPAITFFPDFYKCWNIDGVIGSNILRNSIVSINEAKHIITLTDQLAKLKLSNNSGSELVTNTSYQSNPIISIVLKNDMILNLGFDTGDNEFLRISEEMINQLPDSGAYQILAKGYGANTIGGLGLQQSAEKYLLRFPEMKIGNSLFNNVIVETNKSGTSAIGSKILKYGVITLDFIHSKFYFNSTRKQNEIKEKQWPFVPTVINDRLAIGVVWDKYKNEVKPGQQIVAIDDIDYSKVTLCDMLNRPHILAGKESASITVKDDQGSLQKIQINKVDY from the coding sequence ATGAAAATTATTTTTAATCTCTGTTTGCTATTGATTATATGCTCCGGAGTCCGGTCACAGGATTTCACCTATAACCAGGGAGGGACATCCGCTAAGAACTATTATCAGGAGATCCCCTATCAGACTATCAATGGCAAAATATTTATAGAGGTAGAACTCCACAATAAAAAATACAAGTTTTTATTTGACACAGGTGCACCTGTAGCAATCAGTCCGCGTTTGGTTACTGAATTAAAAGCGAAATTTCTAAATGAAGATTCACTTTCTGATGTCAACGGGGTTATGGATACCATGGGTGTTGTTCAGGTACCCCAGATAAAAATCGGCAACATACAGTTTAAACATATACCGGCAATCACCTTTTTTCCGGACTTTTATAAGTGCTGGAATATAGATGGCGTAATTGGGAGCAATATCCTGAGAAACTCTATTGTCAGCATTAACGAAGCCAAACATATCATTACGCTGACAGACCAGCTGGCAAAACTAAAGTTAAGTAATAACTCCGGTTCAGAACTGGTTACCAATACAAGTTATCAGAGCAATCCTATTATCAGCATAGTGCTGAAAAATGATATGATCTTAAATCTTGGGTTTGATACAGGTGACAATGAATTTCTGAGAATTTCTGAAGAGATGATTAATCAATTACCCGATTCAGGTGCTTATCAGATTCTGGCCAAAGGCTATGGAGCAAATACTATTGGCGGATTGGGCTTGCAGCAAAGTGCAGAAAAATATTTATTGAGATTCCCGGAGATGAAAATCGGTAATAGCCTGTTCAATAATGTTATTGTGGAGACTAATAAAAGTGGGACCTCAGCAATAGGATCCAAAATCCTTAAGTATGGTGTCATCACTCTGGATTTTATCCATAGTAAATTCTATTTTAACAGTACCAGAAAACAGAACGAAATTAAAGAAAAACAATGGCCCTTTGTACCAACTGTAATCAATGACAGACTGGCTATTGGTGTGGTATGGGATAAATATAAAAACGAAGTAAAACCCGGGCAGCAAATTGTAGCCATAGATGACATTGACTATTCCAAAGTGACTTTATGCGATATGCTGAACCGTCCGCATATATTGGCAGGTAAAGAAAGTGCCAGCATTACAGTAAAGGATGATCAGGGAAGTTTACAGAAGATACAAATCAATAAAGTGGATTACTAG
- a CDS encoding 2OG-Fe(II) oxygenase — MQNIFNTLIDSFIDNKVGITENFLSVALSARLKENLQELYQDKQLQSAGTGNETLVSHDKSVRSDMIYWLDRKHNNVHENSFFDLMDSFVSYLNSTCYTGITGYEFHYTRYEEGSFYKKHLDQFKNNDSRQYSMIIYLNAGWQAIDGGELCIHHADHLQNISPDNGKSVFFKSSELVHEVLVTNKPRLSITGWLKIN, encoded by the coding sequence TTGCAAAACATCTTCAATACGCTAATCGACAGTTTTATAGACAATAAAGTTGGTATAACAGAAAACTTCTTAAGCGTAGCTTTATCAGCCCGGCTCAAAGAAAACCTTCAGGAACTATATCAGGACAAACAGCTTCAATCTGCCGGAACAGGAAATGAAACGCTGGTTTCTCATGATAAATCTGTCAGGAGTGATATGATTTACTGGCTGGACAGGAAACACAATAACGTTCATGAAAACAGTTTTTTTGATTTGATGGACAGCTTTGTAAGTTATCTGAACAGTACATGCTATACAGGTATAACAGGTTATGAATTCCATTATACACGCTATGAAGAAGGGAGTTTTTATAAAAAACATCTCGACCAGTTCAAAAACAATGACAGCAGACAATATTCAATGATTATTTATTTAAATGCCGGCTGGCAGGCAATTGATGGTGGAGAACTCTGTATTCATCATGCGGATCATTTGCAAAACATATCACCTGACAACGGTAAAAGTGTTTTCTTTAAAAGCAGCGAACTTGTGCACGAGGTTTTAGTAACCAATAAGCCCAGGTTAAGCATTACCGGCTGGCTAAAGATTAATTAA
- a CDS encoding ketopantoate reductase family protein, with protein sequence MKTTDFTLIGLGGVGGYFGYKLAGRYTADHTVNITFIAREKTYEIVKEQGLTLLSPETGDIKVRPHQIFKDPADSGHADVFIICVKEYDLEKICNQLKDKISNDTVILPLMNGVDIYERIRKIIKIGIVLPACVYVASHIKEKGVVEHKGSPGKIIVGKDPENKQFDPQTIVDLFKDAAIDIDYKEDSFPAIWSKYFFIASFGLVSARYNKSIGQVNEEPELHERALKIMQEIELIAFKKEISIPENIIEQTFQKAASFPYQTPTSLQLDVQSGKEHTELELFAGAIIAYGKALNIAVPETTAIYKEIREGLLV encoded by the coding sequence ATGAAAACAACAGACTTTACACTAATTGGACTGGGTGGTGTTGGCGGCTATTTTGGATATAAACTCGCCGGGCGATATACTGCAGACCATACAGTTAATATTACCTTTATTGCCCGGGAAAAGACTTACGAGATTGTTAAAGAACAGGGACTCACCTTACTCTCTCCTGAAACCGGTGATATCAAAGTCAGACCGCACCAGATTTTCAAAGATCCTGCAGATTCAGGACATGCCGACGTATTTATCATTTGTGTCAAAGAATATGATCTTGAAAAGATCTGCAATCAGCTAAAAGATAAAATCAGCAACGACACGGTCATCCTTCCATTAATGAATGGAGTTGATATTTATGAAAGAATACGTAAAATCATCAAAATCGGAATTGTACTTCCGGCCTGTGTTTATGTTGCCTCTCATATCAAAGAAAAGGGAGTTGTTGAACATAAAGGCAGCCCTGGAAAAATCATTGTAGGAAAAGATCCTGAAAACAAACAGTTTGATCCGCAAACCATCGTTGATTTATTTAAAGATGCAGCTATTGACATAGACTATAAAGAAGATTCATTTCCAGCCATATGGTCTAAATATTTCTTTATAGCAAGCTTTGGATTGGTTTCTGCAAGATATAACAAATCTATAGGACAGGTTAATGAAGAGCCTGAATTACATGAGAGAGCACTAAAGATTATGCAGGAAATAGAACTGATAGCCTTTAAAAAAGAGATTAGCATTCCTGAAAACATCATTGAACAAACCTTTCAGAAAGCAGCCTCTTTCCCCTATCAGACACCAACATCTTTGCAGCTTGATGTACAATCAGGAAAAGAGCATACAGAACTTGAGTTATTTGCCGGAGCAATAATAGCTTACGGAAAAGCTTTAAACATTGCTGTTCCTGAAACTACAGCGATTTATAAAGAAATCAGAGAAGGTCTGCTGGTTTAG